The following nucleotide sequence is from Deltaproteobacteria bacterium.
CTTCACGGGCATGCCTTGGCGGCCTTTTTTCGTTCAAAAACTGGGGACTCATCGTCATGATGATGCTCCTTGGCCGTCTGGTGAGCACATCCGCCCTGGAGCGCGATCTCAAGACCGGCATCTACGTCATGGTCGGAACAGGTTTGGCCTACTCCAGCCGCCGCCTGTGGAAAGCCTGGAGAACCACGCCCCGAATCATGCTTCAGGATCTCCGCCGCTGAGCACTGCCGGCGCGAATTCCGCAAGGGCCATGCCTCGCTGATACAAGGCTTGAGCGCAAACCTCCCACCCGTGACCCACATCGGCACAGCCATGGGCATCATCGCCATATGCCGCCTTGATGCCCACGCGCCCGGCTTCATTTAGGATGGGCGCGCAGACATAGGGCTCGGCCTGACCCTTGAGCAGGGCGCGCGCATTGAAATCCAACACCGCGCCATGATCCCGCGCCCAGTCCAGATTGCGCACGACCCGCGCCCAGACTTCGCCAACGGCCAGCGTGTCGCGGTAATTCGGATCGTAAAGGCGAATCAAATCAAAGTGTCCAACCACTTCCGGTTCGACGCCATGCAGCATCTCCAGGTGGGCATCGAAATAGTCGGCATACAGGGCGGCCAGGCCACCGCAGGCGGCCACGGCCTGGGCATAGGTGTCGCGGGAATAATCAAAGCACACGCCCCGGACGTGGTGCACCGAGCCCACCACATAGTCCAAGCCATGATCGGCCCGCAGCCGCCTCACCCATGACTCACACCCCGGATACCACTCGCTCTCCATGCCCACGAAAATCCGCATCCGGCCCGCGTATTCCTCGGCCAGACGCCGCGCTTCGCGCACATAGGCCGCAAAACGGGTCTGCATCCAGGAGGCCGACCGGCCCAACGCGACTTCATCCGGATAGAGCCAGGCATCGGCAGGCGGCGGCATGTGCTCGGCCAAGCCAACACACTCAAATCCTTGGGCATGATACGTGGCAACCATTTCGGCCAAACTATCCCGGGCATGGTCGCAAAACTGACCGCTATGGCCGCCGTGCAGGCTGGACTTCAGCATCGGCAGGCAACCATGCGGGCGCAAACCTCGTCCGATTGTTTGGGAATACCGACGCTGAGCACTTCGATTCCCGTGTCCGTGACCAGAACATCGTCTTCGATGCGGATGCCGCCAAAGCCAAACCACGTCTCCACGGCCGCATAATCGATAAAGGCATCGTGCAGGCGTTGCTCCCGCCAACGCGCCACAAGCGGCGGAATAAAATAAATGCCGGGCTCGACGGTCATGACAAAACCAGGCCGCAGCGGTCTGGCCATGCGCAGGCCAGACAGTCCAAATTGTTGGGAACGCCGGAAGCCCTGGTCGTACCCAACGTGATCCTCGCCCAGCCCTTCCATGTCATGGACATCAAGACCCAACATGTGCCCCAACCCATGCGGAAAGAACAACGCATGGGCTCCGGCCGCAACGGCTTCGTCCGGATTACCGCGCATGAGACCCAAATCCCGCAACCCCTCGGCAATGACCCTGGCCGCGGCCAAATGACACTCCAAAAAGGGGACATCCGGCGCCATGCGGGCCACGCCCGCGCCCTGGGCCGCCACGACCAGATCATAAATATCGCGTTGCCGCGCGGTCATGCACCCGGACACGGGCAGGGTCCGGGTAATGTCCGACGCGTAGCCCATCTTGGAGCGAACACCCGAATCCACCAGCAGCAAATCACCCGCCACCAATTCCCGATCATGGGAATGATTGTGCAACACCTCCCCCTGTCGGGTCAAAATCGTGGGAAAGGCTTCGGCGCATCCCTGGGAGAGCACCAACCCCTGCATGTGCCCAAATAGCTCCATTTCCGACACGCCAGGGCGGCACTCGCGCATCAACAGTTCGTAGGCCTCGGCGGACACGGCGATGGCGGACCGGATTTCCGAGACCTCGTCGGCGGATTTAGGGCCACGCAACCCCACCACGGCCGCGATCAAAATTTGGGACGCCTCCCGTTCAAGGCGCTCGGGGTCATGGCCCAAAAACCGGGCCAAAGCCAGGGTCTGCCCATCCTGATAGGTCGGAAGGTAATGAATCGTGCGCCCTTGGGCCAAGGCCCCACGGCACGAGGCCCGGGCTTTGTCCAGGCCCGCGCCGCAGGTCAAGCCGGCGCGCGTCGCCAAGTCTTCCAACGACGGGCTCGGCCCGCTCCAGATCGCGTGTTCCAGCCCAAGTGCCGGGCCATGGAGCCGGGCGTCGCCACTGTCGCAGTCCAGGAGCAAAAGCAAATCGGGTTCATCCAGGCCCGTAAAATACAAGAAAGATCCATCCTGACGAAACGGATAGGTATTGGCGCGATAATTCATGCCGATCAAGCGGTTGCCGACCAGAAGAATCAAACCGGACCCAACGCGCCCCATCAGGGCGGCGCGACGGCTCTCATAGACGGAAGGGGCAAACATCGTCACTCCGAAACGTTGTTGTTCGAGGAAAATTCAAGCCTGTCTCGACCGTTGGTTTTGGCCGCGTACAAAAGCCCGTCGGCTTTTTTCAACATGGTTTCCAAACTCTCGTCCCTGGAAACGCGCAGTCCCACGCTCAAGGAAAAGTTCACGACCGTATCCCCAACCGGACACGACCCGGCTGCGATCTCAGCCCGAAACCGGTCCAGATCAAGCCGAAAATCAAGGGGCGGGTCCACGCACAGCAGGCAAAATTCCTCCCCGCCCAAACGGGCCACGATCCCATGCGCCCCAAACCGGTCACGCAACCTGACCCCGAGCCAGGCAAGGACCGCGTCGCCCGCGTCATGCCCAAAATCATCGTTGATGCGCTTGAAATGATCGATATCAAGCATGGCCACGCAGACCAGCAAACCCTTTTTCTGGGCAACGCGAATCCGTTCCGGACCGTGCTCGAAAAGATACCGCCGATTGCACAGGCCCGTCAGAAAATCCCGCTCGGAATAGTCCTTGATCGTCCGGATATACTCCAGCAGGTCCATGTTCTGGGAAACGCGACAGTAAAACTCCTCGCTGGAAAACGGCTTGGTTAAAAAATCATTGGCCCCGCTCTTCAGAAACCGGGCGGACAAAAACTCCAGCTCATGACTGGAAATGCCAATGATCGCCAACTCCTCCTTGGGATACCGTTCTCGCACGCGGCGGATAAACCTCACCCCGTCCATTTTCGGCATCTCATAATCCGTGATGATGAGCCGGATATCTGGATGCTCGTGCAAAACCCGCAACCCCTCCAGGCCGTTCTCCGCTTCCAACACCTGGTACCGATGAACCCGCAGCAGTCCCGCGATGAGTCCACGCACCATCTCGGAATCCTCGATCACCAGGATTTTCAGGCTCTTGTTCATGATGATCCGCCGGGCCTGACGCACCGCGTAACGCAGACTCTCGCCGCCCTCCTTGACCACGTAGTCCACGATGTTCTTGGACCACAGGCGTCTTCGGGTCTGGTCCGTGCAGTCGCCGGCGAACACAATGACCGGGATGCCCCGCGCAAGCACCAGATCCACCACCTCGCCCGAAGGAGCGTCGGGCAGGTTCAAATCCAGCATGGCCACGTCGAATGCGTGCGCATCCAACAAGACGACGGTTTCCGCCAGCGTCCCCGCCGCGAAAATCCGCCCGGTAATGGTCTGTTCCAATTTTTGGACAACGACCTGCGAAAACATCCTGCTGTCATCCACCACCAGCACGTTCGCCATTTGAGCAGCCATGACACGTCCTTGATTTGTCGAGATGAGCCGATTATCTTTTAGGGCTGTAACCGCTCGAAAATCAAACAGCAAGAGCGCCCATCAACCACACGGAACCCCCATGCATTGGATTCTTTTCGCCAACGGGAGCTGCACTCCTTCCCCCCACATCCGCGACCTGGTCGCCGGCGCGGATTGCCTAGTCGGCGTGGATGGCGGCAGCCGGCATCTACTGGCGCTGGACATCCAGCCCCACATCGTGATCGGCGACATGGACTCCATCGCCCCCGACACGCTCAGGACGTATCAAGAAACCGGCGTCACCCTGCATCCCCATCCCGCCAAAAAGGACGCCACGGACCTGGAACTCGCCATGGACCTGGCCTTTTCCGGCGGAGCGACGCGAATCACCTTTTTGGGCATGACCGGCGGCCGCCTGGACCACACCCTGGCCAACGTCCTGCTTCTGGCCCGATGCCTGGACCGGGGGATCCCGGCCTGCGTCACGAACGCGGATCAAACCATCCACATGACGGATTCGGTCCTGAACCTGACCGGGTGCGTCGGAGACACCCTGTCCCTGGTGCCCGTCACACCGGAAGTCCGGGGCGTGACCCTGACCGGTCTGGAATATCCGCTACGCGAGGCCACCCTGAATTTTGCCTCCACATGGGGAATGAGCAATGTCCTGACCTCGTCCCTGGCCCAAGTACGTTTGCGCCACGGTCGGCTGCTCGTCTTTCATCTGCACGACGTCTGAACCCACGGCTGCGTCCCCGCCCTGCCCGTCCCGATCATCGCCGCGACCAGGAGACCGGACACGGCCCGTCAGCCAGGCCCGATACACAAAAAAACGGCGCGGCCCTCTTTTCCGTAAGGGCCGCGCCGCGATTTTCCATGCATGACACAAATTCGAGCTCAAAAAAAATTTGGCCGAAATGAACCGTCCTCCGAAAATCGGCAGGACCAAGGCCGGCACAAAAAATACCAACCTACAGGGCGTTATCCAGCACCATATTGTCCCGGTGAACCACTTCCCGATGCGGGCAGGGCCCGAGCACGCCCTCGATCTCGGCGCTGCTCAGCCCTCGGATCTTGCGCAATTCAGCGGCCTTGAAATTGGACAACCCGACGCCGACCGTTTCCCCGCCAAGACTGACAATCTTGACCAGCGCGCCCATGCCGAAATTCCCGTCGACATCGCTGATCCCGGCCGCCAACAAGCTGCGTCCCTCGGTTTTCAGGGCCCGGACAGCGCCATCGTCCACAATCAGGGTCCCAGCCGGGTCCAGATGATAGGCCAGCCAAAACTTGCGGCCAGAAAGCATTTTTTGGGTCGGAGCGATCCAGGTACCCAGCTCTTCCAAGTTGAAAACCCGTTCCAGGACAAATTTTTCCTGGCCCGAGACAATGAGCGTCGGCACCCCGATCCGGGCCGCGCGGCGCGCGGCCATGAGCTTGCTGAGCATGCCGCCGGTTCCGGCGCCGGTCTTGCCCCGGCACATGGATTGCAGATTCATGTCCGCGATGTCCTCGATGCAGGCCACGAAACGCGCTTCGGGATTGTCCAGGGGGTTGTCGTCGAAAACGCCCGCGGCGGACGTCAGATTGATGATCAGATCAGCGCCGATCAAATTAGCGACCATGGCCGACAAGGCATCGTTGTCGCCGAACTTGAGCTTCAATTCCTGCACGGCCACGGTGTCGTTCTCGTTGACAATGGGGATGACCCGCCAATCCAGCAACCGGCACATGGTGTTGCGGGCGTTCAAAAACCGCTCGCGACTCCGCAAATCGTCCCGAGTCAAGAGAACCTGGGCCGTGATCTTGCCATAGCGCTCGAACGCCTCGTCATAGCTGTGCATGAGCCGGCTCTGGCCCACGGCCGAAGCGGCCTGCTTGTGCACCATGCATCCGGTCGCGGCCTCGGGGCCCAAGACACAACGCCCCGCGGCCACGGCTCCGGAAGTGACCAGCACGATTTCCAGGCCTCGATCGTGCAAACCCGCGATCTGGTCGGCCAGTCGGTTGACCACGCGCGCGTCCAGCCCCTTGTCGGTGGTCAGCACGGCGCTCCCAACCTTGACGATGACCCGCTTGGCCTTTTCCAGAGTCCGTCGGCGCCGTTCGCGCCAATCAGTCGTCCGTTCCATCCTCGCTTCCACCCTCCATCCCCAATTCCGCGTGCATGGCCCACATGGCGTCCAGCACGTCGGAAACACCGGTTTCCTGCAACGCGGACATGAAGTACACGTGAACTCCCAGACGGTCAAAGGCGGCCCGTATCTCGGCCAGCCTCGCCTCGTCCACGGTGTCGATCTTATTGACGACCCGTAGCTGCGGTTTCTGGGCCAGGGCCGGATCGAACTGGCGCAATTCCTCGTCCAGGATGTGGAAACCCGCCAACGGATCGTCCACATGCACATCCTCGATGCTCAGAATATGCACCAAAAAGCGGGATCGCTCCACGTGCCGCAAAAAGGTATGCCCCAGTCCCTGGCCCGCATGGGCGCCCTCGATCAAGCCGGGAATGTCCGCCACCACCAGCTTCCGACCGTGCTCGTCAAGAACCACGCCCAGATTGGGGGACAGAGTGGTGAACGGATAGGCCGCGATCTTGGGCCGCGCGGCGGAAATCCGCGAAATAAAGGTCGACTTGCCCGCGTTGGGCAAACCCAGCAACCCGACGTCGGCAAAAACCTTCAATTCCAGGCGGATGTATTTTTCCTCGCCGTCCTCGCCGGGCTGGGCGAAACGGGGCACCTGCATGGTCGAGGATTTGAAATGGGCATTGCCCTTGCCTCCACGACCACCCCGCGCGACCACGATCTCCTGGCCGGCCTGGGTCATGTCGGCCACCAGGTTTTCGCCATCCTCGGCCTCCTCGAACACCTGGGTACCCACCGGCACCTCGATAATCCTGTCCGCGCCAGCCCGGCCAAAGCACAGCCGGCCGGAACCGGGACGACCGTTTTCGGCCTCCTGCACGGCGGCATGGCGATAATCGTACAGGGTCAAAAGATTGGTGGTCGCGCGGAAGATGACATCCCCGCCCTTGCCACCGTCACCGCCATCCGGGCCACCACGGGGCACATATTTCTCGCGGCGAAACGAAACACACCCGTTTCCACCATGTCCGGAGCGGATGATGATCCGGGCCTCGTCAACAAATCTCATGCAATTCTCCTCGGTCCGGACCACGCCGGACAGCAA
It contains:
- a CDS encoding diguanylate cyclase; this encodes MAAQMANVLVVDDSRMFSQVVVQKLEQTITGRIFAAGTLAETVVLLDAHAFDVAMLDLNLPDAPSGEVVDLVLARGIPVIVFAGDCTDQTRRRLWSKNIVDYVVKEGGESLRYAVRQARRIIMNKSLKILVIEDSEMVRGLIAGLLRVHRYQVLEAENGLEGLRVLHEHPDIRLIITDYEMPKMDGVRFIRRVRERYPKEELAIIGISSHELEFLSARFLKSGANDFLTKPFSSEEFYCRVSQNMDLLEYIRTIKDYSERDFLTGLCNRRYLFEHGPERIRVAQKKGLLVCVAMLDIDHFKRINDDFGHDAGDAVLAWLGVRLRDRFGAHGIVARLGGEEFCLLCVDPPLDFRLDLDRFRAEIAAGSCPVGDTVVNFSLSVGLRVSRDESLETMLKKADGLLYAAKTNGRDRLEFSSNNNVSE
- a CDS encoding thiamine diphosphokinase, translating into MSRLSFRAVTARKSNSKSAHQPHGTPMHWILFANGSCTPSPHIRDLVAGADCLVGVDGGSRHLLALDIQPHIVIGDMDSIAPDTLRTYQETGVTLHPHPAKKDATDLELAMDLAFSGGATRITFLGMTGGRLDHTLANVLLLARCLDRGIPACVTNADQTIHMTDSVLNLTGCVGDTLSLVPVTPEVRGVTLTGLEYPLREATLNFASTWGMSNVLTSSLAQVRLRHGRLLVFHLHDV
- the proB gene encoding glutamate 5-kinase, which gives rise to MERTTDWRERRRRTLEKAKRVIVKVGSAVLTTDKGLDARVVNRLADQIAGLHDRGLEIVLVTSGAVAAGRCVLGPEAATGCMVHKQAASAVGQSRLMHSYDEAFERYGKITAQVLLTRDDLRSRERFLNARNTMCRLLDWRVIPIVNENDTVAVQELKLKFGDNDALSAMVANLIGADLIINLTSAAGVFDDNPLDNPEARFVACIEDIADMNLQSMCRGKTGAGTGGMLSKLMAARRAARIGVPTLIVSGQEKFVLERVFNLEELGTWIAPTQKMLSGRKFWLAYHLDPAGTLIVDDGAVRALKTEGRSLLAAGISDVDGNFGMGALVKIVSLGGETVGVGLSNFKAAELRKIRGLSSAEIEGVLGPCPHREVVHRDNMVLDNAL
- a CDS encoding histidinol-phosphatase HisJ family protein, whose product is MLKSSLHGGHSGQFCDHARDSLAEMVATYHAQGFECVGLAEHMPPPADAWLYPDEVALGRSASWMQTRFAAYVREARRLAEEYAGRMRIFVGMESEWYPGCESWVRRLRADHGLDYVVGSVHHVRGVCFDYSRDTYAQAVAACGGLAALYADYFDAHLEMLHGVEPEVVGHFDLIRLYDPNYRDTLAVGEVWARVVRNLDWARDHGAVLDFNARALLKGQAEPYVCAPILNEAGRVGIKAAYGDDAHGCADVGHGWEVCAQALYQRGMALAEFAPAVLSGGDPEA
- a CDS encoding aminopeptidase P family protein; amino-acid sequence: MFAPSVYESRRAALMGRVGSGLILLVGNRLIGMNYRANTYPFRQDGSFLYFTGLDEPDLLLLLDCDSGDARLHGPALGLEHAIWSGPSPSLEDLATRAGLTCGAGLDKARASCRGALAQGRTIHYLPTYQDGQTLALARFLGHDPERLEREASQILIAAVVGLRGPKSADEVSEIRSAIAVSAEAYELLMRECRPGVSEMELFGHMQGLVLSQGCAEAFPTILTRQGEVLHNHSHDRELVAGDLLLVDSGVRSKMGYASDITRTLPVSGCMTARQRDIYDLVVAAQGAGVARMAPDVPFLECHLAAARVIAEGLRDLGLMRGNPDEAVAAGAHALFFPHGLGHMLGLDVHDMEGLGEDHVGYDQGFRRSQQFGLSGLRMARPLRPGFVMTVEPGIYFIPPLVARWREQRLHDAFIDYAAVETWFGFGGIRIEDDVLVTDTGIEVLSVGIPKQSDEVCARMVACRC
- the obgE gene encoding GTPase ObgE, yielding MRFVDEARIIIRSGHGGNGCVSFRREKYVPRGGPDGGDGGKGGDVIFRATTNLLTLYDYRHAAVQEAENGRPGSGRLCFGRAGADRIIEVPVGTQVFEEAEDGENLVADMTQAGQEIVVARGGRGGKGNAHFKSSTMQVPRFAQPGEDGEEKYIRLELKVFADVGLLGLPNAGKSTFISRISAARPKIAAYPFTTLSPNLGVVLDEHGRKLVVADIPGLIEGAHAGQGLGHTFLRHVERSRFLVHILSIEDVHVDDPLAGFHILDEELRQFDPALAQKPQLRVVNKIDTVDEARLAEIRAAFDRLGVHVYFMSALQETGVSDVLDAMWAMHAELGMEGGSEDGTDD